In Candidatus Promineifilum breve, one genomic interval encodes:
- a CDS encoding lysophospholipid acyltransferase family protein — translation MSKHTFLRLIRAIARVVLGIIARIEIIGSLDFQNSGFIIAGNHVGRLEAFLVMLLANRDDIILILAEKYKQYAFWRYVARKVDAIWINRFEADFAALRVVLKRLEQGEVMAVAPEGTRSPTEALLPGRPGAVYLAAKSGLPLIPIGVTGTEDRVVKYRLKRLQRLDITARIGQPFHLPPMPRAGRDEWLQAQTDELMCRIAALLPPSHRGVYADHPRLIELLREQGSPFAEDKHLLAA, via the coding sequence ATGAGCAAACATACATTCCTGCGCCTCATCCGCGCCATCGCCCGCGTCGTCCTGGGCATCATCGCCCGGATTGAGATCATCGGCAGCCTCGATTTCCAGAATAGCGGCTTTATCATCGCCGGCAACCACGTCGGCCGCCTGGAGGCTTTCCTCGTCATGCTGCTGGCTAACCGGGATGACATCATCCTGATTCTGGCCGAGAAGTACAAGCAGTACGCCTTTTGGCGCTACGTGGCCCGCAAGGTCGATGCCATCTGGATCAACCGCTTCGAGGCCGACTTCGCCGCGCTGCGGGTGGTCCTCAAGCGGCTGGAGCAGGGCGAGGTGATGGCCGTGGCCCCGGAGGGCACGCGCAGCCCGACCGAAGCGCTGTTACCCGGCCGGCCCGGCGCGGTCTATCTGGCGGCCAAGTCAGGGCTGCCGCTCATTCCCATCGGCGTCACCGGCACCGAGGATCGCGTGGTGAAGTATAGACTGAAGCGGCTGCAACGGCTGGACATCACCGCCCGCATCGGCCAACCCTTCCATCTGCCGCCCATGCCCCGCGCCGGCCGTGACGAATGGCTGCAAGCCCAGACCGACGAATTGATGTGCCGCATCGCCGCCCTGCTGCCGCCCAGTCATCGCGGCGTCTATGCCGACCACCCCCGCCTGATCGAGTTGCTACGGGAGCAGGGCAGCCCCTTCGCCGAAGACAAACATCTCCTGGCCGCGTAG
- a CDS encoding penicillin acylase family protein produces MTSRNRSRSWLALPVAGAAGALGAGVALRRVMRRAAPPLNGRLSATGLRAPVEIIRDTWGVPHIYAENEHDLFFTQGFAHAQDRLFQMDLYRRLGLGRLSEVTGPASLPLDKFARYLGWPRAAQIQVDATDPDTAAVITAYAAGVNAFIATQPLPAEFKLLAYRPQPWDALATGAWGIVLAWGLSCNWETELMRAWLLDELGPERAADLTPTYAAGYATTLPDELIGRRLAEGLLNAFHETAVHGPVGAPVFGQGLGSNNWVVSGARTASGRPQLANDPHLPPVSPTIWYANHLSGGGYHVTGFTLPGVPGVIIGHNDHCAWGITNAFPDAQDVYIERFHPDDPNRYEVDGEWRAADVAEEVIRVRGGRPVRLTVRQTHHGPVFSDALPGSHADLSYDWTLFHTARHGRNHLRAVLASNRANDWASFRESLRDWSFPSQNVVYAGTDGIIAYLMPGLVPRRRKGDGLLPVPGWTDEYGWDGFIPFEELPVYVNPPEGFIATANNCMAGDSYPYLLTGEWLPDYRLRRIRELLAARPKLTLDDQRRIQNDAVSLMARRFLAAALPLTVAAPHLDPAAGDALNRLAAWDGDMAVDSVPATLYFGWLVHFTRAAVAQAVGVARMETLLAKGDKVGFPFMPFYEIGYELALRWLEGSGPAWVGDVGPLLLPALNQTLDALRRAIGPDPATWTWGRVHRVSLEHEMTRLPALGRLWRPRSLPAAGDGYTINQCDTTPHFPPDPATIIASCRLIIDVGAWDESLAALPGGQSGHPASPHYHDRLPEWRDGQYFPLLFSRDKVLAVARGTWRLEPAGGE; encoded by the coding sequence ATGACTTCAAGGAACCGGTCTAGAAGCTGGCTGGCGCTGCCGGTGGCCGGGGCCGCCGGGGCCTTGGGCGCGGGCGTGGCCCTACGGCGGGTCATGCGCCGGGCAGCGCCACCGTTGAACGGCCGCCTGTCCGCCACCGGGCTGCGCGCCCCGGTCGAGATCATCCGCGATACGTGGGGCGTGCCCCACATCTATGCCGAAAACGAACATGATCTCTTCTTCACCCAGGGCTTTGCCCACGCCCAGGATCGCCTCTTCCAGATGGATCTCTACCGGCGGCTGGGTCTCGGCCGCCTGTCGGAAGTGACCGGCCCGGCCAGCCTGCCGCTGGACAAGTTCGCCCGCTATCTGGGCTGGCCGCGCGCCGCCCAAATTCAGGTGGACGCCACCGACCCCGACACGGCAGCGGTGATCACCGCCTATGCCGCCGGGGTCAATGCCTTCATCGCCACGCAGCCGCTGCCGGCCGAGTTCAAGCTGCTGGCCTATCGCCCCCAGCCGTGGGACGCGCTGGCGACGGGCGCCTGGGGCATCGTGCTGGCCTGGGGGCTGTCGTGCAATTGGGAGACGGAACTGATGCGCGCCTGGTTGCTCGACGAGCTAGGCCCCGAACGGGCGGCCGACCTGACCCCGACCTACGCCGCCGGCTACGCCACGACGCTGCCCGACGAGCTGATCGGCCGGCGGCTGGCCGAAGGGCTGCTGAACGCCTTCCACGAGACGGCCGTCCATGGCCCGGTCGGCGCGCCGGTCTTTGGGCAGGGGCTGGGCAGCAACAACTGGGTCGTCAGCGGGGCGCGCACCGCCTCCGGGCGGCCGCAGTTGGCCAATGATCCCCATTTGCCGCCCGTGTCGCCCACCATCTGGTATGCCAACCACCTGAGCGGCGGCGGCTACCACGTGACCGGCTTCACCCTGCCCGGTGTGCCCGGCGTGATCATCGGCCACAACGACCATTGCGCCTGGGGCATCACCAACGCCTTTCCTGACGCGCAGGATGTCTACATCGAGCGCTTTCACCCCGACGACCCCAACCGCTATGAGGTGGACGGTGAATGGCGGGCGGCCGACGTGGCCGAAGAAGTCATCCGGGTGCGCGGCGGGCGGCCTGTGCGGCTGACGGTGCGCCAGACCCACCACGGCCCGGTTTTTTCCGACGCGCTGCCGGGTAGTCACGCCGATCTGAGCTATGACTGGACACTGTTCCACACCGCGCGCCATGGCCGCAATCATCTGCGGGCCGTGCTGGCTTCCAACCGGGCCAACGATTGGGCGAGCTTCCGCGAAAGTCTGCGCGACTGGTCCTTCCCCAGCCAGAACGTGGTTTACGCCGGCACCGATGGCATCATCGCCTACCTGATGCCCGGCCTCGTGCCCCGGCGGCGCAAGGGGGATGGGCTGCTGCCGGTGCCCGGCTGGACGGATGAGTACGGTTGGGATGGGTTCATCCCTTTCGAGGAGCTACCTGTTTATGTCAACCCACCGGAGGGGTTTATCGCCACGGCCAACAACTGCATGGCCGGCGACAGCTACCCTTACCTGTTGACCGGCGAGTGGTTGCCCGATTATCGGCTGCGGCGCATCCGCGAGCTGCTGGCGGCGCGGCCGAAATTGACGCTCGACGACCAGCGGCGCATCCAGAACGATGCGGTGTCGCTCATGGCGCGGCGCTTTCTGGCCGCGGCGCTGCCCCTGACGGTTGCTGCGCCCCATCTCGACCCGGCCGCCGGTGATGCCCTGAACCGGCTGGCGGCCTGGGATGGCGACATGGCCGTCGATAGCGTGCCGGCGACGCTCTACTTCGGCTGGCTGGTGCATTTCACCCGCGCCGCCGTGGCCCAGGCGGTGGGCGTGGCGCGGATGGAAACGCTGCTGGCGAAGGGGGACAAGGTCGGTTTCCCGTTCATGCCGTTCTACGAGATCGGCTATGAGTTGGCCTTGCGCTGGCTGGAAGGCAGCGGCCCGGCCTGGGTGGGCGACGTGGGGCCTTTGTTGCTGCCGGCGCTTAACCAAACCCTGGACGCATTGCGCCGCGCGATCGGGCCTGACCCAGCGACCTGGACGTGGGGGCGCGTCCATCGCGTGTCGTTGGAGCACGAGATGACGCGGCTGCCGGCCCTCGGCCGTCTGTGGCGGCCCCGCAGCCTGCCCGCCGCCGGCGACGGCTACACCATCAACCAGTGCGACACGACGCCCCACTTCCCGCCCGACCCAGCGACCATCATCGCCAGTTGCCGGCTCATCATCGACGTCGGCGCGTGGGATGAGAGTCTGGCGGCGCTGCCCGGCGGCCAGTCGGGCCATCCGGCCAGCCCCCACTACCACGATCGTCTGCCCGAATGGCGCGACGGGCAATATTTCCCGCTGCTCTTCTCCCGCGACAAGGTGCTGGCCGTGGCGCGAGGCACGTGGCGGCTGGAGCCGGCGGGTGGCGAGTAG
- a CDS encoding methyltransferase domain-containing protein yields the protein MAESPPICDYEGSDYRARFWQNQGRDYEDRAERVALRRLMPPAGDTLLDVGAGFGRLADEYRGYRRVVLFDYSRSLLREAREHLGDDPRYLFVAGNWYELPFVAGLFATLVQVRTLHHAADAPALFRELSRVARPGADYVLEFASKHNLKAMLRYGLGRQTWSPYDRAPVEFVALNFDFHPAWIRQQLAATGFAPAEQLTTSHFRFAPVKRLIPTGWLVAADSAIQRTGAWWQLTPSVFVHSRHSDNAPAAPPAAFFACPVCRTPLGEPAAERLTCANPACGRAWRVENGLYDFKEPV from the coding sequence ATGGCCGAATCCCCTCCCATCTGCGACTACGAAGGCTCCGACTATCGCGCCCGCTTCTGGCAAAACCAGGGGCGCGACTACGAAGACCGGGCGGAGCGCGTCGCCCTGCGCCGCTTGATGCCGCCGGCCGGCGATACGTTGCTCGACGTGGGCGCGGGCTTCGGCCGTCTGGCCGATGAATACCGGGGCTACCGGCGCGTCGTCCTGTTCGATTACTCGCGCTCGCTGCTGCGCGAGGCCCGCGAGCACTTGGGCGACGACCCGCGCTATCTATTCGTGGCCGGCAACTGGTACGAGCTGCCGTTCGTCGCTGGGCTATTCGCCACGCTCGTCCAGGTGCGCACCCTCCACCACGCCGCCGACGCGCCGGCTCTCTTCCGCGAGTTGAGCCGCGTGGCCCGGCCGGGAGCGGATTACGTCCTCGAATTCGCCAGCAAGCACAACCTGAAGGCCATGCTACGTTACGGACTGGGCCGCCAGACGTGGTCGCCCTACGACCGCGCCCCGGTGGAGTTCGTCGCGCTCAACTTCGACTTCCACCCGGCCTGGATCCGCCAGCAGTTGGCCGCCACCGGCTTCGCGCCCGCCGAGCAGTTGACCACCTCCCATTTCCGCTTTGCGCCCGTCAAACGCCTGATCCCGACCGGTTGGCTGGTGGCCGCCGATAGCGCCATCCAGCGCACCGGCGCGTGGTGGCAATTGACGCCCAGCGTCTTCGTCCATAGCCGCCACAGCGACAACGCCCCGGCCGCGCCGCCCGCTGCCTTCTTCGCCTGTCCTGTCTGTCGCACGCCGTTGGGCGAGCCGGCGGCCGAGCGGTTGACCTGCGCCAATCCGGCCTGTGGCCGGGCGTGGCGCGTCGAGAACGGCCTGTATGACTTCAAGGAACCGGTCTAG
- a CDS encoding NYN domain-containing protein codes for MANDIAIFLDLDNLVIGARDANLNFDVNLIIDRVKQSTGGRVVLRRAYSGNLRQDQKLMKELATSGFTMQSAVPLNNFGKNLIDMYMVVDTMDTLVDGQEYSTYVLVTGDRDFVPLIHALRRRGKHVIGVGLKHTTSENLMGLCDEYIYYEDMLPAPPLTESEAEALLGKAVDSLLAGDERVRASVVKERMIELSGGQFGRLQYSDTTFSKFLSRHLNRIALEKDGTTTYVRRAAGQNAPAELHRRYRSALKKQKLRVIPPRLRLVLLKELIEIMQVEENLEWRDLIDRLAALHPGEEDGEASRNLINALIVLARRAGVVRTLKGKTLATAPVLLAIDGPKIYQEAVIRCDMAYLEAIRALSEPFDLNEAALALYDRTDYAPYLKQLVGRLDAARFNGAA; via the coding sequence ATGGCCAATGACATCGCCATCTTTCTCGACCTGGATAATCTGGTCATCGGCGCGCGCGACGCCAATCTAAATTTCGACGTCAACCTCATCATCGACCGGGTGAAGCAGAGCACCGGCGGCCGAGTCGTCCTGCGGCGGGCCTACTCCGGCAACCTGCGTCAGGATCAAAAGCTGATGAAGGAATTGGCTACGTCCGGTTTCACCATGCAGTCGGCCGTGCCGCTCAACAACTTCGGCAAAAACCTGATCGATATGTACATGGTCGTCGATACCATGGACACCCTCGTCGACGGCCAGGAGTATAGCACCTACGTCCTCGTCACCGGCGACCGCGACTTTGTGCCCCTCATCCACGCCCTGCGCCGCCGGGGCAAGCACGTCATCGGCGTGGGGCTGAAGCACACCACCAGTGAAAACCTGATGGGCCTGTGCGATGAGTACATCTATTACGAGGATATGCTGCCCGCCCCGCCGCTGACCGAGTCGGAGGCCGAGGCGCTGCTGGGCAAGGCCGTTGATAGCCTGCTGGCCGGCGACGAACGGGTGCGGGCCAGCGTGGTCAAGGAACGGATGATCGAGTTGAGCGGCGGACAATTCGGCCGCCTGCAATACTCCGACACCACCTTCAGCAAGTTCCTCAGCCGCCATCTCAACCGCATCGCCCTGGAGAAAGACGGCACGACAACCTACGTGCGGCGCGCCGCCGGGCAAAACGCCCCGGCCGAACTCCACCGGCGCTATCGTAGCGCGCTGAAGAAGCAGAAATTACGCGTCATCCCGCCCCGGCTGCGGCTCGTGTTGCTGAAGGAACTGATCGAGATCATGCAGGTCGAGGAAAACCTGGAGTGGCGCGACCTCATCGACCGGCTGGCGGCGCTTCATCCCGGCGAAGAGGACGGCGAGGCGTCGCGCAATCTGATCAACGCCCTGATTGTCCTGGCCCGCCGCGCCGGCGTGGTGCGCACGCTGAAGGGCAAGACCCTGGCCACCGCGCCGGTGCTGCTGGCGATTGACGGGCCGAAAATCTATCAGGAAGCGGTCATCCGCTGCGATATGGCCTATCTGGAAGCCATTCGCGCGCTGTCGGAGCCGTTTGACCTGAATGAGGCGGCGCTGGCGCTCTATGATCGCACCGATTACGCGCCGTACCTGAAGCAACTCGTCGGCCGCCTCGACGCGGCCCGCTTCAACGGCGCGGCCTGA
- a CDS encoding long-chain-fatty-acid--CoA ligase: MSLQYSDKPWTKQYDKGVPATVEVPTHPIQHFLEEAARRVPNNVAMVFQGKAIKYAELNSAADAIAAGLVANGFKKGDRAVIYMPNLPQFVIIYYGILKAGGIVIATNPLYTERELQHQLKDCGAETVFVLSRYYPLLKKVQKSGETKVKRIIVTYIKEYLPGVKGLLYGLLKEKKEGDRVDVEQGDMLLQNFIALGARSPKANVKVSGDDIALLQYTGGTTGLSKGAIGLHRNLVANAVMVSKWITDWQYGQDTLLGAIPFFHSYGMVTAVIFTFAIGGRLLIVPNPRDLDYLLSTINKEKPAYFPGVPAMYVAINNNKDVAAGKYDVRSIRACISGSAPLLVDTKQKFEKLTGGKLVEGYGLTESHVATHANPIFGKNPPGSIGLPLPGVEARIVDPVEGDKELAVGEIGELIMRGPTIMQGYWNMPNETTNTLRDGWLYTGDIARMDEEGFFYIEDRKKDLIICGGYNVYPREVEEVLSRHPAVMEVSVAGITDARRGETVKAWVVKRPGNETVTEEEIITWSKGELAAYKYPRYIEFRDQLPKTTVGKVLKRELVREHKEKANGQKAAA, encoded by the coding sequence ATGAGCCTGCAATACTCAGACAAGCCCTGGACGAAGCAGTATGATAAAGGCGTACCGGCAACGGTTGAGGTGCCCACTCACCCCATCCAGCACTTCCTGGAAGAAGCCGCGCGCCGCGTGCCCAATAACGTCGCCATGGTGTTCCAGGGTAAAGCGATCAAGTATGCCGAGTTGAACAGCGCGGCCGACGCCATCGCCGCCGGTCTGGTAGCCAATGGCTTCAAGAAGGGCGACCGGGCCGTCATCTACATGCCCAACCTGCCGCAGTTTGTCATCATCTACTACGGCATCCTGAAGGCGGGCGGCATCGTCATCGCCACCAACCCGCTCTATACCGAGCGCGAGCTGCAACACCAACTGAAGGATTGCGGCGCGGAGACGGTCTTTGTCCTCAGCCGCTACTACCCGCTGCTGAAAAAGGTGCAGAAGAGCGGCGAGACGAAAGTCAAGCGCATCATCGTCACCTACATCAAGGAGTACCTGCCGGGAGTCAAAGGGTTGCTCTATGGCTTGTTGAAGGAGAAGAAGGAAGGCGACCGCGTTGACGTGGAGCAGGGCGATATGCTGCTGCAAAACTTCATCGCCCTCGGCGCGCGCAGCCCCAAGGCCAACGTGAAGGTCAGCGGCGACGACATCGCCCTGTTGCAATACACCGGCGGCACGACCGGCCTCTCCAAGGGGGCCATCGGCCTGCATCGCAACCTGGTCGCCAACGCGGTCATGGTGTCCAAATGGATCACCGATTGGCAATACGGCCAGGACACGCTGCTGGGGGCCATCCCGTTCTTCCATTCCTACGGCATGGTGACGGCCGTGATTTTCACTTTCGCCATCGGCGGCCGGCTGCTCATCGTGCCCAACCCGCGCGATCTGGATTATCTGCTGAGCACCATTAACAAGGAAAAGCCGGCCTACTTCCCCGGCGTACCGGCCATGTACGTGGCGATCAACAACAACAAGGACGTGGCCGCCGGCAAATACGACGTGCGCTCCATCCGCGCCTGCATTTCCGGCTCGGCTCCCCTGCTAGTCGATACCAAGCAAAAGTTCGAGAAGTTGACCGGCGGCAAGCTGGTGGAAGGGTACGGGCTGACCGAATCCCACGTTGCCACCCATGCCAACCCCATCTTCGGCAAGAACCCGCCCGGCTCCATCGGCCTGCCGCTGCCCGGCGTCGAGGCGCGTATCGTCGATCCGGTCGAGGGGGACAAGGAATTGGCCGTCGGCGAGATCGGCGAACTGATCATGCGCGGCCCGACGATCATGCAGGGTTACTGGAATATGCCCAATGAGACGACCAACACGCTGCGCGACGGCTGGCTCTACACCGGCGACATCGCCCGCATGGACGAAGAGGGATTCTTCTACATCGAAGACCGCAAGAAGGACCTGATCATCTGCGGTGGCTACAACGTCTATCCGCGCGAGGTCGAGGAAGTGCTGTCGCGCCATCCGGCCGTCATGGAAGTCAGCGTGGCTGGCATCACCGATGCCAGGCGCGGCGAGACGGTCAAGGCCTGGGTGGTGAAGCGCCCCGGCAACGAAACCGTGACCGAGGAAGAGATCATCACCTGGAGCAAGGGTGAGTTGGCGGCCTACAAGTATCCGCGCTACATCGAATTCCGCGATCAACTGCCCAAGACGACCGTCGGCAAGGTGCTCAAGCGCGAGTTGGTGCGCGAGCACAAGGAGAAGGCCAACGGGCAGAAGGCCGCGGCCTAA